One genomic window of Ottowia oryzae includes the following:
- a CDS encoding glutathione S-transferase family protein — MELVGMLDSPYVRRVAVSLGLMGLPFQLRPLSVFSTFDQFRAINPVVKAPTLITDGGAVLMDSSLILDYAEQLPGKRRSLMPADLDERVRVLRVTGFALAACEKAVQLVYERKLRPADKQHAPWLQRVQTQLHAACEALEAELVAAPLPSAEETMDQAGVSAAVAWLFIQKALQPGDVPAERLPGLAAHSARAEALPAFVSAPFDSSGWKPL; from the coding sequence ATGGAACTGGTTGGCATGCTCGACTCGCCGTACGTGCGGCGCGTGGCGGTTTCACTGGGCCTGATGGGGCTGCCGTTTCAACTGCGGCCCCTGTCGGTGTTCAGCACGTTCGATCAGTTTCGTGCCATCAACCCGGTGGTGAAGGCGCCTACGCTGATCACCGATGGCGGCGCGGTGCTGATGGATTCGAGCCTCATCCTGGACTACGCCGAGCAGTTGCCCGGCAAGCGCCGCAGCCTGATGCCCGCTGATCTGGACGAGCGAGTGCGCGTGCTGCGCGTCACCGGGTTCGCCCTGGCCGCGTGCGAAAAGGCCGTTCAGCTGGTGTACGAGCGCAAGCTGCGGCCTGCAGACAAGCAGCATGCGCCTTGGCTGCAGCGCGTTCAGACCCAGTTGCACGCCGCCTGCGAAGCGCTGGAGGCCGAACTGGTGGCCGCGCCGCTGCCCAGCGCGGAAGAAACGATGGACCAGGCCGGCGTCAGCGCCGCGGTAGCCTGGCTGTTCATTCAAAAGGCGCTTCAGCCGGGCGACGTGCCCGCCGAACGCCTGCCAGGGCTGGCCGCCCATTCGGCCCGCGCCGAAGCCTTGCCCGCCTTTGTCAGTGCGCCCTTTGACTCCAGCGGCTGGA